The following proteins are co-located in the Xiphophorus hellerii strain 12219 chromosome 2, Xiphophorus_hellerii-4.1, whole genome shotgun sequence genome:
- the morf4l1 gene encoding mortality factor 4-like protein 1 isoform X1, translating into MAPKQDPKPKFQEGERVLCFHGPLLYEAKCVKISIKDKQIKYFIHYSGWNKNWDEWVPESRVLKYVDSNLQKQKELQRANQDHYVEGRMRGAAPNKKIPAASQKNDVNLSCIFFPRKTKKNKQKTPGAGEGTSSGGDPTHPPRKKRARVDPTVESEETFINRVEVKVKIPEELKPWLVDDWDLITRQKQLFHLPAKKNVDAVLEDYGNYKKSRGNSDSKEFAVNEVVAGIREYFNVMLGTQLLYKFERPQYADILANHPDTAISQIYGAPHLLRLFVRIGAMLAYTPLDEKSLALLLSYLQDFLKYLVKNSASLFNVSDYEVAPPEYHRKAV; encoded by the exons ATGGCGCCGAAACAGGACCCGAAACCTAAATTTCAAGAAG GTGAAAGAGTGCTGTGTTTTCATGGGCCATTGCTCTACGAAGCTAAG TGTGTTAAGATTAGTATCAAGGACAAACAGATCAAATACTTCATTCATTACAGTGGTTGGAATAAGAA ctggGACGAATGGGTTCCTGAAAGCAGAGTACTGAAGTATGTGGACAGCAAtcttcagaaacagaaagagcTTCAGAGGGCCAATCA AGACCATTATGTAGAAGGGAGAATGAGGGGAGCTGCACCGAATAAGAAAATCCCTGCTGCATCGCAGAAAAATGATGT AAACctgagttgtattttttttcccaggaaaaccaaaaagaacaaacagaaga CTCCTGGAGCAGGAGAGGGAACAAGTTCAGGAGGAGATCCAACTCATCCTCCCAGGAAGAAGAGAGCACGAGTTGACCCAACTGTTGAGAGC GAGGAAACCTTTATAAACAGAGTtgaagttaaagtaaaaatccCAGAGGAGCTTAAACCGTGGCTTGTGGATGACTGGGATCTGATCACACGTCAAAAACAG CTTTTTCACCTTCCAGCCAAAAAAAACGTTGACGCTGTCCTCGAAGACTATGGAAACTACAAAAAATCAAGAGGAAACTCTGACAGCAA GGAGTTTGCTGTGAATGAGGTGGTCGCCGGTATCCGTGAATATTTCAACGTCATGCTGGGGACGCAACTTCTCTACAAATTTGAGCGGCCTCAGTACGCAGACATCCTGGCTAACCACCCCGACACAGCCATATCTCAGATCTACGGCGCGCCTCACCTACTCAGACTTTTTG TGAGAATTGGGGCTATGCTGGCATACACTCCCCTGGATGAGAAGAGTCTTGCGCTGCTTCTCAGTTATCTACAAGACTTTCTCAA gtATCTCGTTAAGAACTCTGCGTCACTCTTCAATGTAAGCGACTATGAAGTTGCTCCTCCAGAGTATCATCGAAAGGCGgtctaa
- the morf4l1 gene encoding mortality factor 4-like protein 1 isoform X2 yields the protein MAPKQDPKPKFQEGERVLCFHGPLLYEAKCVKISIKDKQIKYFIHYSGWNKNWDEWVPESRVLKYVDSNLQKQKELQRANQDHYVEGRMRGAAPNKKIPAASQKNDVKTKKNKQKTPGAGEGTSSGGDPTHPPRKKRARVDPTVESEETFINRVEVKVKIPEELKPWLVDDWDLITRQKQLFHLPAKKNVDAVLEDYGNYKKSRGNSDSKEFAVNEVVAGIREYFNVMLGTQLLYKFERPQYADILANHPDTAISQIYGAPHLLRLFVRIGAMLAYTPLDEKSLALLLSYLQDFLKYLVKNSASLFNVSDYEVAPPEYHRKAV from the exons ATGGCGCCGAAACAGGACCCGAAACCTAAATTTCAAGAAG GTGAAAGAGTGCTGTGTTTTCATGGGCCATTGCTCTACGAAGCTAAG TGTGTTAAGATTAGTATCAAGGACAAACAGATCAAATACTTCATTCATTACAGTGGTTGGAATAAGAA ctggGACGAATGGGTTCCTGAAAGCAGAGTACTGAAGTATGTGGACAGCAAtcttcagaaacagaaagagcTTCAGAGGGCCAATCA AGACCATTATGTAGAAGGGAGAATGAGGGGAGCTGCACCGAATAAGAAAATCCCTGCTGCATCGCAGAAAAATGATGT gaaaaccaaaaagaacaaacagaaga CTCCTGGAGCAGGAGAGGGAACAAGTTCAGGAGGAGATCCAACTCATCCTCCCAGGAAGAAGAGAGCACGAGTTGACCCAACTGTTGAGAGC GAGGAAACCTTTATAAACAGAGTtgaagttaaagtaaaaatccCAGAGGAGCTTAAACCGTGGCTTGTGGATGACTGGGATCTGATCACACGTCAAAAACAG CTTTTTCACCTTCCAGCCAAAAAAAACGTTGACGCTGTCCTCGAAGACTATGGAAACTACAAAAAATCAAGAGGAAACTCTGACAGCAA GGAGTTTGCTGTGAATGAGGTGGTCGCCGGTATCCGTGAATATTTCAACGTCATGCTGGGGACGCAACTTCTCTACAAATTTGAGCGGCCTCAGTACGCAGACATCCTGGCTAACCACCCCGACACAGCCATATCTCAGATCTACGGCGCGCCTCACCTACTCAGACTTTTTG TGAGAATTGGGGCTATGCTGGCATACACTCCCCTGGATGAGAAGAGTCTTGCGCTGCTTCTCAGTTATCTACAAGACTTTCTCAA gtATCTCGTTAAGAACTCTGCGTCACTCTTCAATGTAAGCGACTATGAAGTTGCTCCTCCAGAGTATCATCGAAAGGCGgtctaa
- the pias1b gene encoding E3 SUMO-protein ligase PIAS1: MAESAELKQMVMSLRVSELQVLLGYAGRNKHGRKHELLTKALHLLKAGCSPAVQMKIKELYRRRFPTKMVSPVDLALPVVHSASSLPTGLAQLGFDGHSSPSPLLPVSLLGPKHELSLPHLSSALHPVHPDVKLQRLPFYDVLDELIKPTSLVSDNSQRFQEACYAFALTPQQVQQISSSMDISGTKCDFAVQVQLRFCLSETSCPQEDHFPPNLCVKVNGKPCNLPGYLPPTKNGVEPKRPSRPINITSLVRLSTTVPNTIVVSWTSEIGRCFSMAVYLVRQQSSAVLLQRLRAKGIRNPDHSRALIKEKLTADPESEIATTSLRVSLLCPLGKMRLTIPCRSMTCSHLQCFDATLYIQMNEKKPTWVCPVCDKKAPYEHLIIDGLFMEILNSCSDCDEIQFKEDGSWAPMKSKKEVQEVSASYNGVDSDLSRTDSHEHKRGSSNDNNKKVDVIDLTLDTSSEDEQDDEPPPKRVCPSLSPVSPPPNKGVLNLHSQASPVARTPSMPPVESSYIPPPPPLIQDYRHYYHTSDLPDLNFFSFLQSDNQHYNMVMAAAAAASASAPEDHDLLLNRFLPYSSSQMLREQSATPGGSTLATANGGSNSGSTSSLVSSSSLREREKERDSHGLSGLSRSSMEAAAAAAIYGSLSDVISLD; the protein is encoded by the exons ATGGCGGAGAGTGCGGAACTGAAG CAAATGGTAATGAGCCTTCGAGTTTCTGAGCTCCAAGTGTTGTTGGGCTATGCAGGACGGAATAAGCATGGGCGCAAACATGAACTTTTGACCAAAGCTCTCCACCTACTCAAGGCTGGCTGCAGTCCTGCTGTGCAGATGAAGATCAAAGAACTCTACAGACGGCGGTTCCCAACCAAAATGGTTTCGCCAGTGGACCTAGCTCTTCCTGTTGTTCATTCTGCGAGCAGCTTGCCCACTGGCCTCGCTCAGCTAGGATTCGACGGCCACAGCTCTCCTTCACCACTGCTGCCTGTTTCTCTTCTCGGACCTAAGCATGAGCTGAGTCTGCCTCACCTCTCCTCCGCCCTGCACCCTGTACACCCTGACGTCAAGCTCCAGAGATTGCCATTCTACGATGTTCTAGATGAGCTCATTAAGCCAACAAGCCTGG TTTCAGACAACAGTCAGCGCTTCCAGGAAGCATGTTATGCCTTTGCATTAACACCACAGCAAGTTCAACAAATTAGCAGCTCAAT GGACATATCTGGGACCAAATGTGACTTTGCTGTTCAAGTTCAACTAAG attttgcttATCAGAGACGAGCTGTCCGCAAGAGGACCATTTCCCCCCCAATTTGTGTGTGAAAGTTAATGGCAAACCATGTAATCTCCCA ggaTATCTCCCTCCCACAAAAAATGGGGTGGAACCAAAAAGGCCCAGCCGTCCTATAAACATAACGTCTCTGGTCCGGCTATCTACCACTGTCCCCAACACTATTGTGGTGTCTTGGACATCAGAAATTGGAAGG TGTTTTTCTATGGCGGTGTATTTGGTAAGACAGCAGTCATCTGCAGTGTTGTTACAAAGACTACGGGCCAAAGGGATTAGGAATCCTGACCACTCAAGAGCCTTGA TCAAGGAGAAACTGACAGCGGATCCAGAGAGTGAGATAGCGACCACCAGTCTACGAGTTTCTCTCCTTTGTCCT CTAGGAAAGATGAGGCTGACCATCCCTTGCCGATCAATGACATGCTCACACCTACAGTGCTTTGATGCTACACTTTATATCCAAATGAACGAGAAGAAGCCGACATGGGTGTGTCCGGTTTGTGACAAAAAGGCACCATATGAGCATCTTATTATAGATGG GTTGTTCATGGAAATCCTGAACAGCTGCTCTGACTGTGACGAAATCCAGTTCAAGGAAGACGGAAGCTGGGCCCCCATGAAGTCAAAGAAAGAAGTTCAGGAGGTGTCGGCTTCCTACAACGGCGTGGACAGCG ATTTGTCTAGAACAGACTCGCATGAGCATAAACGAGGGTCGTCTAACGACAACAACAAGAAAGTGGATGTGATTGATTTGACACTGGATACCTCCTCAGAAGACGAGCAGGATGACGAGCCGCCTCCGAAACGGGTCTGTCCTTCGCTCTCTCCGGTCTCCCCGCCTCCAAACAAAGG AGTGTTGAACCTGCACAGCCAAGCTTCACCCGTGGCCAGAACTCCCAGCATGCCCCCTGTGGAGAGCAGCTACattcctcctccgcctcctcttATTCAGGATTACCGCCACTATTATCACACAAGCGATCTGCCTG ATCTGaattttttctccttcctccaAAGTGACAATCAG CATTACAACATGGTGATGGCTGCTGCAGCGGCCGCATCAGCTTCTGCGCCAGAGGACCACGACCTGCTCCTCAACCGCTTCCTGCCCTACAGCTCCTCCCAGATGCTACGGGAGCAGTCGGCCACCCCCGGGGGCAGCACCCTTGCAACCGCCAATGGAGGCAGCAACAGTGGCAGCACCAGCAGTTTGGTGTCTTCCAGCAGTCTACGGGAACGcgaaaaagaaagagacagcCACGGCCTTTCTGGATTGTCACGGTCCTCTATGGAGGCAGCGGCGGCAGCGGCCATTTACGGCTCCTTATCTGACGTTATCTCTCTTGACTAG